Genomic DNA from Phycisphaerae bacterium:
GGGCAGCAGCGTCGCGGCCATGACGAGGATCGCCGCCAGCGCCAGCCCCGCCGAGACCCACAGCGAGCGGCGCACCCCGGCCTCGAACTTGCCCTGGGCTTCCGCCAGCATGGCGTTGATCTTCTCCTTCGAGAAGCGCAGCCGCAGCAGGCCGTAGAGCTGCCCCGGCTGCGTGTCCGGCCGCAGCCGCACCATGTCCGCATCCACGCGCAGCGGGTAGTACATGGTGTAGGCCTGCGTGTCTTCGACCACCAGCACGTCCGTGGCCGTCTGGGCCTGGTCCAGGATGCCCCGCTCGATCACCTGGCCCACGCGCTCGGGTGGCGACGAGTGCTCGATCGTGCCGTTCGCGCCGACAAACGAGAATTCGTCGATGTCGGCATGCAGGCGCTGCTGTTCCGCGAACTGCACAAACTGCGTGTATTCGCCGGTCTGCAGCATCCGCTGCGTGGCCGCCACCTCGCCCTGCACGAGGCCCTGCGCCCCATCGCGCTTCACGCTCAGCGACGAGTCCTCCACGCCGCTCAGCGTGTTCTCGAAGCTCCGCACGTACAGCCGGTGCTGGATCGTGAACAGCACCGCCATGAACACGCCGAACAGCACCAGCGTCGGCAGAAAAATCCGCTTACCCAGGCTGGCCTTGCGAAACATCATGACTGGGTCCCCTTTCGATCCTGGTCGCTGTACGCGACGGCGTGATACTTCTCACCCTTCCGGTAGAACGCAAACGACTGCTTGTGGGCGAAGTCCTTGCTCGTGCAGGCGATGCACGGCGCGCCCGCCCGGATGCACCAGTTCACCCCGCCGTTCCACTGCCGCCGCGGACAGTTCGTGTGACTCAGCGGACCGAGGCACCCCAGCTTGAACAGGCAGCCCTCGTCCCCGAACTTCTCCGCGAACTCCTCTTTCTGCCAGTAATGGAAACGCGGGCAGTCGTCATGCACTGAGTGCTTGTAGAACATGTCCGGCGTAAACAGCTCCGGGTCGACTTTCGGATAGCCCTTCGCCGCCGCGTACGCCAGTGTCCCCACCAGCGATTCCGGATGCACCGGACAGCCCAGGCAGTTCACCAGCCGCTTCTCGACCGGGATCCCCTTGCTCTGCATGAACTGCACCAGGCCCACCGCGCCGGTCGGGTTGCCCTCGGCCCCCGGGACGCCGCCGAACGCCGCGCACGTCCCGGCCGTGACGACCAGGTCCGCGCGCCGCAGGGCGTCCGGCAGAATCTCCGTCAGCGGCCGACCGCCGACCACGCACGCCTCCGGCATGTCCGCCGGCAGCGCGCCTTCCAGGATCAGGTAGTAATTGCCCTCCTTCGTCACCTGTTGAACCGTCTCCAGCACCTGCGCCCCCTGGGCTGCACCCACCGTCGGGTGGAGCACCAGCGAGATCATCTGCGTCAGGATCTCGAACGGCCCCGGCTCGGTGGAGTTCAGAAACGACACGGAGCAGCCGCTGCACGACATCCCCTGCAGCCACATCACGCGCTTCTGCCGTTCAAAGATCTTCTGCAACCCGTCCGCCAACGCGCTTGCGACTCCGCGACTCAGCCCTGCGCCGGCCGCGAGGAACGCCGCCATCCGCATGAAATCACGTCGTGAATATGTGGCCATGACTCCGCCTTCTGTACGTTGCCTGACACACCCGCTGCACGTCCGCACCCGGCTCAATGCACTGCGCACGCAAGGCAGGGATCGTACGAACGCACCAGACGCCCGACCTCGATCGGCTGCTCCGGATCCTGTATGTGCATGCCTTCCAGCGCCTTCTCCACCGGCCCCGGCTGCCCCTGCGCGTCGCGCGGCGAGCAGTTCCAGGTCGTCGGCACGACGCACTGGTAGTTCGCCACGCGGTAGTCCTCGATGCTCAGCCAGTGCCCCAGCGCCCCGCGCGGCGCCTCCGTCAACCCAAACCCCTTCGCGCTCTTGGGCAGCTCGAAATCCGCCGCGGCGGGCGCATCAATCTCGATCTCGTCGAGCCAGCGCCGGGCCTGTCGCGCCAGCCAGGCGGCCTCCAGCGCCCGGGCCACATGCCGCCCCAGTACCGAGGTCAGCTTCTCGAGCGGGACGTTGGCCTGCGCGCAGAACGCGTCCACTTCCTTCTTCAC
This window encodes:
- a CDS encoding hydrogenase small subunit; translated protein: MATYSRRDFMRMAAFLAAGAGLSRGVASALADGLQKIFERQKRVMWLQGMSCSGCSVSFLNSTEPGPFEILTQMISLVLHPTVGAAQGAQVLETVQQVTKEGNYYLILEGALPADMPEACVVGGRPLTEILPDALRRADLVVTAGTCAAFGGVPGAEGNPTGAVGLVQFMQSKGIPVEKRLVNCLGCPVHPESLVGTLAYAAAKGYPKVDPELFTPDMFYKHSVHDDCPRFHYWQKEEFAEKFGDEGCLFKLGCLGPLSHTNCPRRQWNGGVNWCIRAGAPCIACTSKDFAHKQSFAFYRKGEKYHAVAYSDQDRKGTQS